In Myotis daubentonii chromosome 6, mMyoDau2.1, whole genome shotgun sequence, a genomic segment contains:
- the GPR31 gene encoding 12-(S)-hydroxy-5,8,10,14-eicosatetraenoic acid receptor, producing MPPANCSEHSVGAEAAVASLLALECGLGLLGNAVALWTLLFRLKVWKPPAVYLVSLVLADLLLTLCLPFLAAFFLQHKTCGLGRAPCRALFFLWPLGRGAGVAFLTAVAVDRYFRVVHPRLRVNLLSPRAAWGVSGLVWLLMAGLNHQSLLVPEAECPASDPGTGGPSGRAWQEALSFAQFILPFGLVLFCNAAIIRALRGRLRAPGKQPKLQRARALLAAVVVLFALCFLPSFLAHAALAVCRGAGGCGARRALVLAADVASSLTGLQSVLNPVVYCFSNPAFRHSYRKVFLSLRGRGPGTQAPTCDLRDSDS from the coding sequence ATGCCGCCAGCCAACTGCTCGGAGCACAGCGTGGGGGCGGAGGCGGCCGTGGCCTCGCTGCTGGCGCTGGAGTGCGGGCTGGGCCTGCTGGGCAACGCCGTGGCCCTGTGGACGCTCCTCTTCCGCCTGAAGGTGTGGAAGCCGCCCGCCGTCTACCTGGTCAGCCTGGTCCTGGCCGACCTGCTGCTGACCCTCTGCCTGCCCTTCCTGGCCGCCTTCTTCCTGCAGCACAAGACCTGCGGCCTCGGCCGCGCGCCCTGCCGGGCCCTGTTCTTCCTGTGGCCCCTGGGCCGCGGGGCGGGCGTGGCCTTTCTCACGGCGGTGGCCGTGGACCGCTACTTCCGCGTGGTCCACCCGCGGCTCAGGGTCAACCTCCTGTCCCCTCGGGCGGCCTGGGGGGTCTCGGGCCTGGTCTGGCTCCTGATGGCCGGGCTCAACCACCAGAGCCTGCTCGTGCCCGAGGCCGAGTGCCCGGCATCAGACCCCGGCACGGGCGGCCCCTCCGGCCGCGCCTGGCAGGAGGCGCTGTCCTTCGCCCAGTTCATCCTGCCCTTCGGCCTCGTCCTGTTCTGCAACGCGGCGATCATCCGGGCCCTGCGGGGGCGGCTCCGGGCGCCGGGCAAGCAGCCCAAGCTGCAGCGGGCCCGGGCGCTGCTGGCCGCCGTCGTGGTTCTGTTTGCGCTCTGCTTCCTGCCCAGCTTCCTGGCCCACGCGGCACTGGCCGTGTGCCGGGGCGCGGGCGGCTGCGGGGCCCGCCGGGCCCTGGTGCTCGCGGCCGACGTGGCCAGCAGCCTGACCGGCCTGCAGAGCGTGCTGAACCCCGTGGTGTACTGCTTCTCGAACCCCGCGTTCCGGCACTCCTACCGCAAGGTCTTCCTCAGCCTCCGGGGCCGAGGGCCGGGCACCCAGGCCCCAACCTGCGACCTCAGGGACTCGGACTCCTGA
- the CCR6 gene encoding C-C chemokine receptor type 6, with protein MSEESGSYPDAYDDYNATATADYAADPTGPCVLKDVRDFSRLFVPITYSLICVFGLLGNVLVALTFAFYKKAKSMTDVYLLNMALADILFVLTLPFWAATHATGQWAFSGALCKLVRGVYAVNFHCGMLLLTCISLDRYVAIVQATRSFRLRARMRAHHRAICLAVWALSVLISTGTFIFNQKYRLQGREVCEPRYPGVSEPLRWKLLLLGLQLLSGFFIPLLFMTFCYLFIVRTLLQAQNSKRHKAIRVIVAVVLVFLACQVPHNVVLLVTAVKLGKVGRSCQGEKALGYLETGTEVLAFLHCCLNPVLYAFVGQKFRSYFLKIAKDLLCVGRRRVPGLACARLHSEAFSSWQISETADNDNPSSFTM; from the exons ATGAGTGAG GAGTCAGGGAGCTACCCGGACGCCTACGACGACTACAACGCCACGGCCACGGCGGACTACGCTGCGGACCCCACCGGCCCGTGCGTCCTGAAGGACGTCCGCGACTTCTCCCGGCTCTTCGTGCCCATCACTTACTCCTTGATCTGTGTCTTCGGCCTCCTGGGCAACGTCCTGGTGGCGCTCACCTTCGCGTTCTACAAGAAGGCCAAGTCCATGACCGACGTGTACCTCCTGAACATGGCCCTGGCCGACATCCTGTTCGTGCTGACCCTGCCCTTCTGGGCGGCGACGCACGCCACGGGCCAGTGGGCCTTCAGCGGCGCCCTGTGCAAGCTGGTGCGCGGCGTCTACGCCGTCAACTTCCACTGCGGCATGCTGCTGCTCACCTGCATCAGCCTGGACCGCTACGTGGCCATCGTGCAGGCCACGCGGTCCTTCCGCCTGCGCGCCCGGATGCGGGCGCACCACCGCGCCATCTGCCTGGCCGTGTGGGCCCTGTCCGTCCTCATCTCCACCGGGACCTTCATCTTCAACCAGAAGTACCGGCTGCAGGGCCGGGAGGTGTGCGAGCCCCGGTACCCGGGCGTCTCCGAGCCCCTCCGCtggaagctgctgctgctgggcctgcaGCTGCTGTCGGGTTTCTTCATCCCCCTGCTGTTCATGACGTTCTGCTACCTGTTCATCGTCAGGACCCTGCTGCAGGCCCAGAACTCCAAGCGGCACAAGGCCATCCGTGTGATCGTCGCCGTGGTCCTCGTGTTCCTGGCCTGTCAGGTCCCTCACAACGTGGTGCTGCTGGTGACGGCCGTGAAGCTGGGCAAGGTGGGCCGGTCCTGCCAGGGCGAGAAGGCGCTGGGCTACCTGGAGACGGGCACCGAGGTGCTGGCCTTCCTGCACTGCTGCCTCAACCCCGTGCTCTACGCCTTCGTGGGCCAGAAGTTCCGGAGCTACTTCCTGAAGATCGCCAAGGACCTGCTGTGCGTGGGGCGGCGGCGCGTgcccggcctggcctgcgcccggCTGCACTCGGAGGCCTTCTCCTCCTGGCAGATCAGCGAGACCGCGGACAACGACAACCCGTCCTCCTTCACCATGTGA